GTGACCTCGCAATGCGTCTCTCGACTGACGCTCCCGTTCGGACATCGCGAACGAGAATTCAATCGAAAAAATATGTATGTTGCGTAATTCTTATAAATGTGTGTAGTATTTGGCTCAATGTTCCGAGAATGAATATGAATGCCCATATTCCGAAGGAAAGAGTGCACAGTCTAAAATTAAAAAGATCCGTTCATGGGAGGTTCCAATGAACGACACCACCGAGCCAACCGAAGAGGTAGCAGGCGAGGTTTCGGTCACGGACCTCCTCACGAACAAATCCCGGCGTCGGTTCCTCTCGGGTCTCGGTGCTGTCGGGGCGGCCGGTCTCGCCGGTTGTACTGGTTCAGGAGGCTCTGAAGACACGACCACTAGCTCCGACGGCACAACCAGCAGCTCCGACTCAACGCTCACTGCAAACGTCTCACAGCGGATCGGCACAATCGACCCCGCGAAAGGGACCGATTACGTGCAAGCGATGGTGCTTGTGAACCTCTACGATCCGCTCGTGTTTCCCAACAGCGAGGGTGAAATTCAACCGAATCTCGCCTCCGATTGGACCGTTTCGGAGGACAGCACGACCTACACGTTCACCCTGCGTGAGGATGTGACGTTCCACAGCGGAAACTCGTTTACTGCCGAGGACGTAAAATTCTCCACGGAGCGTTTTATCGATCTCGACCAGGGGTACGCCTCGCTGTTGAGCGGCGTCCTCGACAAAGAAAACATTACTGTCGAAGACGAGCAGACGGTCACCTTCGAGTTGAACCGGTCGTACGCGCCGTTCTTGCCCATCATGGTTCTCGTGTTCATGGTCGACAAGGCGACGATCATGGACAATTTAGAAGACGGCGAGTACGGCGACCGTGGTGACTACGGGCAAGCGTACATCAACAACAACGACGCCGGATCCGGTGCATACCAACTCGAAGACTTCTCGCGGGGGAATTCCATCACCTTCGCCGCCTTCGACGACTACTTTGGCGAGTTCCCCGACGGCTCCTTCGATACGGTCGAAGTCCAGATCATTACTGAAAATTCGACGGTTCGAACGCTGATGCGAAACGGCGATCTGGATATGAGTGGTCAGTACCAGAACTCCCAGACGTACCAAGCCATCGACGAATCGGACAACGCACGTGTTGAAGAAATACCGACGTTCGGCCTACTGTACAACAAAATCAACACCCAGAAAGCTCCGACGGATGACCGCGCCGTGCGCGAGGCGATCGCGTGGGGATTCGACTACGAGCAGGTTGTCAATACGATTCGGCCGAAAATGAATCGCGCACAGGGACCGCTGCCGCCGACGTGGGGCGAACACGACGAAGACGTTTTGCAACCGTCCTACGACCCGGATCGAGCGAGACGGGTCCTCGAAGACGCTGGCTACTCGGAGGGCGAACTCACCATCACGAACACGTACACCGAGTCATACGCTTTCCAAGAGCAGATTGCCCTGCTCTTCCAGGATAACATGGCAGATATCGGGATTAACGTTGAGCTGAATCCTCAGACGTGGGGGACGATCACAGAGTTGGCTACGTCACCGGAAGACACCCCACATACGAGCCAAGTGTTCTACGTTCCGACCTATCCCTCGCCGGATTCGATGTTCTACAACCAGTTCCACTCGGAGGCCGCAAACACGTGGATGAGCATGGAACATCTCGACAACGACGAGGTCGACGCCCTCATCGATGAGGCACGCCAGACGCCGGACCCGGAAGCCCGTGCCGAGATCTACCGGGAACTGCAGAATACCCTAGCTGATCTCTACTGTGATATGCACCTCTACCACACGGTCAAAACAATCGGCTTCCAGAACGACGTTGAGGGGCTCACCCTCCGGCCAGCACAAGGCTTCGAATACACGTTCCGGGATCTCCACCAAGTCTAATGA
This genomic stretch from Halorubrum lacusprofundi ATCC 49239 harbors:
- a CDS encoding ABC transporter substrate-binding protein produces the protein MNDTTEPTEEVAGEVSVTDLLTNKSRRRFLSGLGAVGAAGLAGCTGSGGSEDTTTSSDGTTSSSDSTLTANVSQRIGTIDPAKGTDYVQAMVLVNLYDPLVFPNSEGEIQPNLASDWTVSEDSTTYTFTLREDVTFHSGNSFTAEDVKFSTERFIDLDQGYASLLSGVLDKENITVEDEQTVTFELNRSYAPFLPIMVLVFMVDKATIMDNLEDGEYGDRGDYGQAYINNNDAGSGAYQLEDFSRGNSITFAAFDDYFGEFPDGSFDTVEVQIITENSTVRTLMRNGDLDMSGQYQNSQTYQAIDESDNARVEEIPTFGLLYNKINTQKAPTDDRAVREAIAWGFDYEQVVNTIRPKMNRAQGPLPPTWGEHDEDVLQPSYDPDRARRVLEDAGYSEGELTITNTYTESYAFQEQIALLFQDNMADIGINVELNPQTWGTITELATSPEDTPHTSQVFYVPTYPSPDSMFYNQFHSEAANTWMSMEHLDNDEVDALIDEARQTPDPEARAEIYRELQNTLADLYCDMHLYHTVKTIGFQNDVEGLTLRPAQGFEYTFRDLHQV